tgtACAGTCTTTTGCAAATTacatgattttctaagtgaaaataagttaacacatccactGCAAAGAACTGCAGTTTTGCGCATTGCAATGAACaatatattaacaaaaaaacagtgcGATAAAGAcagtttggaaaatggttgtGTAAAATGGAATATGACCATAAATTCAaggcaagaaaataaaaaaaaagaaaaatgaagcaCATCAGCCTATTAAATATTACAACCCCAACTCCAATGAAGTGgagatgttgtgtaaaacataaataaacacagaatatgatgatttgcaaatccttttcaacctatattcaattgaatacactacagggacaagatatttaatgttcaaacagataaactttattgtttttttgcaaatattcactcattttgaatttgatgcctgcaacacgtttcaaagaagttgggacaggggcaacagaagactgagaaagttgaggaatgctcaaaaaaacacctgtttggaacattccacaggtgaacaggttaactggaaacaggtgagtgtcatgattgggtataaagggagcatccctgaacgGCTCAGTTATTCACAAGcgaggatggggcgaggttcaccaatttgtgaacaattgtgtgagcaaatagtccaacagtttaagaacgacgtttctcaatgtgcaatggCAAGGAATTtagagatttcatcatctacagtccataatatcatcaaaagattcagagaatctggagaaatctctgcaagtaagcggcaaggcagaaaaccaacattgaatgcctgtgaccttcgatccctcaggcggtactgcattaaaaaccgacatcattctgtaactgatattaccacatgatctcaggaacacttcagaaaaacattgtcagtgaacacagttcgtcgctccatctacaagtgcaagttaaaactctgccatgcaaagtgaaatctgagatggactgacacaaactggaaaagtgtcctgtggtctgacgagtccacatttcaaattgtttttggaaatcatgccCTCCgtgccaaagaggaaaaggactgtccggattgttatcagtgcaaagttcaaagccagcatctctgatggtctgggggtgtgttagtgcccatggcatgggtaacttgcacatctgtgaaggcaccattaatgctgaaaggtacatacaggttttggagcaacatatgctgcaatccaagcaacgtctttttcagggacgtccctgcttatttcagcaagacaatgccaagacacattctgcacgtgttacaacagcgtggcttcgtagtaaaagagtgcaggtactagactggcctgcctgcagtccagacctgtctcccattgaaaatgtgtagcacattatgaagcgcaaaatatgacagagaccccggactgttgagcaactgaagttgtacatcaagcaagaatgggaaagaattccacctacaaagcttcaacaattagtgtcctcagtccccaaacacttattgagcgttgttaaaaggaaaggtgatgtaacacaatggtaaacatgcctctgtcccaacttctttggaacatgttgcaggcatcaaattcaaaaagagtgaatatttgcaaaaaacaataaggtttatccgtttgaacattaaatatcttgtctttgtagtgtattcaattaaatatagtttgaaagggatttgcaaatcatcgtattctgtttttatttatgttttacactgtaacgaggagcgatgaggcggacgcatacgctgagataagcgacttttattctgggcaaatccagggtcgtggtcaaaacagtccaaggtcatatagccaacacgaagcgatcgggggacagacatgacaagatAAACACTAAACAGGATGCAAAAggcacaaacagcacaaacacgaCAAGCAAACAACGACCAGCgaacactaagggcaaacacagggcttaaataacaaagggtgaacgagggacaggtggaaacaatcattGGCGGAgacatgaaacgagggggctggactagaaaaaccaaaacaaaaatgcacatggacaagactgggaggggccaatcgtgacgtacaaaacgtcccaacttcattggaattggtgtTGTACCTCACAGTGTTGTGATACATTATAAGGATATAagaatattacagaaacataaTACAATCTTCAGGGCTTGCACTGGCCATGTTACATATACATGTaataacattaaacataaagattttaatattttctcATACATTTTAACAGTGATTGAAGATTGAAGGTCAGATTGAAGGtaattcaaatatttttattgggTTTTTGTATTAAATGCAAACATCATACATTCAACAAGACAtgctcaaaaataaataaataaataaaaatgaatagtaagaaaagaaaaggacatATTAAATATGATAATAACATTAACACCAACCCGCACAGCAACAtcatacatataataataatactaataacaacaaacaataaattGTTATATGTAAGACTTACAGAGACTGACAGTTACTCCATACCTAGGTGTACTCCAGTGTCTTTGGTGGGGAATTCCAAGTGGAAATAATTCAAAAATGGCTGCCACACCTTGTAAAATCTCTGAACAGAGCCTCTAGTTGACCATGTGTGGGAGGGCGCACTGATTTCCAATTAAATACAATGAGGCGACGGGCCGGTAGAGATGTAAATGCCATTGCATCAGCTTGGGCTGATGACCTTGCCACCTCATCTGGGGCCACACCAAAGATAGCAATTTCAGGGCAAGTGTCACTTTTTCTGTTACAGATATATGAAAATGTCTCAGAGATAGAAAACCAAAATTCCATCAACTTTGGGCATTCCCAAAACATATGAAACAAGTTAGCTGGGGCCTGGTGGCATCGAGGGCAGTTTGGATTTACATCTGGGTATATTTTCGCAAGCTTGCTCCTAGAGAGATGGAGcctatgaaatgttttaaattgaaGCAATCCATGTCTTATGCATATAGAGGATGAATGTATCCTCATGACAGCCGATTACTAGAATTCCTCTGAGAACTCATAACCGAAATCCTTGCTAGTAGTAGTACAGTCTACTCACCACTCCCTTTTGACATGCGTCACTTTCTAACCATTCAGCTATCACACTATTATGCGGGAGCGatggaaaagaggaaaaattcTTCCTAACAAAATTGCGAATCTGCAAATATCAAAAGAAGTGTGAGCCAGGAATGTTATATTCTCTACCTAATTGCTCAAAGAACATAAACACACCATCTTTAAACAGGTCCTTTATCTGCATCAAACCATTATTAGCCCAGAGTTTAAATGTTGAATCTATGAGCGAGGGGGGAAAGAGCACATTAGCTATGATTGGAAGAGATGGCAAAGTTTGTCTAAGTCTAAAAGTAGATCTAAATTGGGACCAAATTTGAAGGCGACCACACACCAGGGGTTTATTAGTAAGATGCTGTTTACTAAGTGGAAATGGGGCATATACTAATGATGATAAGGACACCAGATACGCAGACCTTTGCTCCATCTCCACCCATACTGGTCTATCTCTATCCGAGAAAGTAGAGACccaatatattattttatggatgttagctggatgtttaaaaaattaaatataaaaaagtgcTAGGCCTCCATCTACTTTCTGTCTTTCCAGAAATGCCTTTCTTATCCAAGGGATAGTTTTATTCCAAACAAAGGCAGATATGTGCTTATCTAGCTCTTGATAAAAAGTTGGGGATGAAAACTGGTATTGTTTGGAATGGGAACAACAGCCTAGGCAAAACAGTCATCTTGATTGAATTAATCCTGCCCGCTAATGATATACGAAGCGATGACCAGTGATTTAAGTCTTGTTTAGCTTGCTCCAAAGCTGGTTTGAAATTATAGTCAAACAGATCCTTATATCTGCGGCTTACTGTCACTCCAAGATACTTAGAAGTGTCCTGAGTTATTTTCAGTGGGTAGGCAAGGTCAGATTGAAGGTGCCTGCTGTTAAATACCTTCGCAGCTACTAATAAACAATTACAGTGCAGTGTAATAGACTAAATGTCTGAATAACAAAATGATTCTGATTTGAAAGCATTCAGAGACAAAggttattcttcttctttcctacAGATGGCACTATACATAGCTGTTCTGGCTGCAGCCCTGCTAGGATCCTGTTGGGGAGCTCCTCCACTCGACACTGATCCTGCGGCCTATGACCTGGAGAATTATGACGAGGACTCAGACACATGGGACCTGAACAGCTATGGAGAAGCCTTTGACTATGATGACTTGGATGAGAAGGTGAGGGCAGAATACAGGGAATTTATAAAAATACCCTCGGTTTGCACTCCACAGGTGGTTGTGCACAGTGAGCAGCGAACAGCTGCTTTGGTTAGTCAGCACCTTCCTGCAGTAGTGGAACCtctttaaagtgacagtttaaTGAGACATCTAGTACAATCTTATACAAAAATCTAATTACAGTTTTTTCCCAAATGTCACTAATCAGAGAAGATCTGTCTGGTGTATGGTGCACTTGGCCATGGCCATTAAAAGGTGCATTGTATAAGATTTAAGGAGATCTATTAGCTGAAATGCAATATAGTGTAAAAGCCCATGTTTACACTGgtgtataatcacctgtaactacaagtcattttgtttttgttagcttAGAATAAGCCTTTCATATCTACAAGGACAGAAGCCAACAGAGGCCACTATGTTTGTACAGTAGCCCAGAATAGACCAAACATTGGTTCTCGAGAGTgccttttgcattttttcattgAAGCGGCAGCTTGAATTCGAAGGCactacagcagtgctgctttccATGGTTAAAAGAGAGGCGAACTATTGACATTTGAAACTctgtaaaaacatgaaaactcaTAAAGACACaaactcaaaaacaaacacCTCATAAAAATGTAGAAGTGACTCATAAAAGCTGTATTTCAATGAGAGGGAATCAATCACAGAGCAGGGCTGGAGCAGATGGCTGCGGCCTAACTATTAACGCACTGCTACTGCCTACTGGATAGATGAACTGCTGTAACAAATATGCTTAAATTTATGGTCAGTTAttcaatgtaaatattattgtaCAAGTACTCAAAGCCTGTTAGATGCAGTTCAGCCCATAGCCTGGTGCTAATCTAGATAACAAGTAATGAAGTTCATACCCCACAAATTATCATCATTCAAACTCCATGCCAGAattatcacacactcacataaaaCCTCATCAAGCTGTTCAGAAATCTCTAGATTTGCTTTAGAGATTTCTGTGTAGCACtgtcatcaaaaaaaaaatactaaaagccTGTTTCACAGATAAAAACAGCAGGAGCTACCATCTTGAATTTTTTTGTCCATACTCTTGTCCATGTTCATAGATAATAGTTTTGACAATAGGTATTTGTGGCATAACCTTAAATTGTTTGTCAGTTACATTACCCTTGAAGCTATGGTGCAAAATTTATATTCGTTAgactttaaacatttttaaatttagttaaataaaaaaaaaatcataataattttggctaccaaacatgtcttagtgGATGAATTCGATTGTCTGCTGAATGTCACTTTGATGTCGCTTTACTTTATTGATGTGTGCATTGAGAAGGCCATTTTGAAGAATGCCGACAAACATGACTCGATCCTATTACAGATTGAGGTTGGGACCGTggctcctcctccagctgtcaCTCAACCACCTCCTGAAATTGTTCCTGAAGACTACATGGAAGAGGTTACCCTTCCACCAAGGACCACCAAATCTCCAGTCCTTCCCACCCTGGACTTCCTGGGCCCTGGCCTCTTTGGCCCAGTGACAGGCTTGGGTGAGTGGAACCCTACCTGCTTGTGGGGAGCATTTTCATCCAGAACAAATTGCCTTGGCTGAAAATTCAATCGGGTGAATCTGATAGTCATTTAGATGTTCCTTACTAAACACTCAGCGGCCTGTCATCACACAGTAGGCCAAGAAAACTGTCTAACAAAATGTACTGCTGCCTCCCACACATCTACTGTGACCCTTACACCCTCTTGTGGTAAAAGATGCTATTACGCTCTTTTGTTCCTCTTCAGGGATGCCCACgtgcctgctgtgtgtgtgcatcagtGGCAGTGTGTATTGTGATGACACTGATTTAACTGAGATCCCCCCCCTGCCCAAGGACACGACACACTTCTATGCTCGCTTCAACAAGATCACTCAGGTCAAGGCCAAAGATTTCCTTAACTTAAGTAAGACACTCTAACTCCAGTTCTACACTCTAATTCACTCTAATTCCAGTTCTATTGCTAATGTGAACATATATCActtgtgtaaatgtatttgaGTATTATTCAAAAGTATTCTTTTGAATACTTGTACTTTTGCTCcgttttcacattttcatttaactTTCATTGAAACCTCCAAAGtacttgttgttttatttttctcttgctGCTCGTTGCATGGTCAGGTGGTTTTACTTTGTTGTTCATATTAAGAAATCCAAccaaaatcatatatatataacacaattATTAAACATAGTACTGATGATTATCTCTTGACTATTAaggttaaattatttttatctatgtaaaatttaaatatattttggtGCATTTTACACAAATTTCTCATTCAAAATATCATGTCATAATcataattttgagaaaatattgTATTAAGATAATAAGAGTTAAAAACATACTGATTAAAAATGGGTCAAAGAATGCAAcccacaaacacaaaatgtatCCACAATTATAGAATGTCACTAGCATTATCAACAGgtgtaataatatattaaagGCAAAGAACAATCTTTCattacttttccaaaataaaagattttggtctagtatgtaaacattgttagaGTTTGAAAAAGTGCCATTTGCTAGCATATATAGACTATTTACAGGATCTAAGCTGAAGAAACAGCCCTGCATttgttgcttttgtgatgtcacaaaaacaattgtTACCGTTAATCTTCATGTTGAATGTAAAGCAGTAGCCCCGCcctttcacactgaagttataaggactgTTTCAGCCTTAACTGCTTTTTAAACAAGGCACAAtaaagggcagccaatcagaacagaggtcatgtGCATATATCAAtctcaaataacaaaaaaaaatctaagggataaagaaggATTGGAAAATGGCCATACAAAATGAAAGTTAAAGCCACACAAATGGCATAAGTAGACCTTGGGGAAAAATGAATTATCAGAAAAATGTACACTATGGCTCCCACAAAACTACCGAGtctttctcctctgttctcAGATCAGCTGAAACGGATTGACCTTACGGGGAATCAGATCGCCACGCTAGGAGAGGAagccttcctctctcttccacaGCTCCAGGAACTGCTTCTGGCTGATAACAAGGTCCAGGCACTGCCAGGGCTGCCGGCCACTATGAGGCATGTTGACATCCGCAACAACCGCCTGAAGAGTGGTGGAATGCACAGAGAAGGCTTTAAGGCAAGTGCTGTTTATGTGAAAGAACTAATGGTGAAGAAACCTTGTGGGAATAGAGCAGTAATCTGATGACAAAGCAAAAATAATCTACAAAGACAACGGCCTGAAGTGCTTATAGCTGTTTTGTAGTTTCATGCTTTGTGGTTGTATTAAATTACTTATATAACAGGATTTCACATGAACACAGACTTCAAAAAGCCCCGTATTTAAAACACTGCTGTGCATAATACACTTATACCAGGCCAACCACATGCTACAGGGTGTCATTGCTGTGCTGAGAAACATCCACCATGCAAATAATatctgttcagtggtggtccaGTGGTGTCGCTTTTCAGTGATGGATAGGGCTTCTAAATTATGCAGCAACAGAGCTACTATGGTTAGCAATTCTTGTTCTAGAGTGATGAAGTTATATCTgacatttttattgaaaaatgtttgtgtgcataTAGTTAATGATTTAGTGCTGTTTACTGTTGCTTTAGtgattttagtttaaaaaaacaagcattgTAGCATCTGTATTTTAAAAACGGAAAATATTCCAAGTTGCCAGTAAAAGATTCTATCTGTAGCCCAAACAGTGCAGCTGATAAATACGGGGTAACTAATCAAAATTCATGTTTTGCACATGTGCACAATCTCTTTTCAAAGGATGTAGTAAGAAATCTTAGTAGCAAAAGTTAACTGGAAATGGTAGTAACACTGCCCACAAAGTATAGCTTTATTTAAGTTAAAAGCAATGATGTAGGTAGCGATTGCTGGTGTTCACTAGTCAACTTCATTGCTAAATAGTCATCTCTACAAACAGAGACGTAACTAAAAGCTGAATTCCAGGATCAGTCATTAATAAGCATCTTTGGAGGTTATTAGTTGCAAGAAAATTAAATACTAAAGTAAACcaagcaagacagagagagaatatttCTAAAGTTGATGTTCTACAGTAAATCCATACACGCACTGAGcacattagaaacaccttcttgtttttatacttattgcccattttatcagctccaattACCATATACATGTGCTTTGTAGTTTTATAACTACAGACTGAAAGTGGTCAGGATTCACACAGGACCATCACAGGgaaggtattatttgggtggtggatcattctcagcactgccgtGACACTGACGTATTAGTGCtacatcctgtgaccactgctgAAAGACTAatagatgaccaacacaaactgtgcagcatcaGATGAGTTATTGTCTCTGACAGATGTCTctgacatctacaaggtggaccaacagtgtgactaatagagtggacagtgagtggacacagtgtataaaaactccagcagcactgttatGTCTGATCTActtataccagcacaacatacactaacatgccaacacaacatcagtgtcactacagtgctgaaaatgatccaccacccaaataatacctgctcatAATACCTGTTCTGAAGTGGTCCTGTAGGTGTCCTCATCATTGAAGAAAGGGGTctaacagatggactgcagtccgtaactgtagaactataaaaaTGCTAGGATATAAAAAGTGCTTAATACTACATAATAGTTTTGCTGTTGTGGATACAAAATGTTTGatcctgaatgtctcaaaactGCACTGAATGCAGACAGAACCTTATGAATTGTAAATCTACATGTattgtaggtgtttctgataaaatgtccAATAAATGTTGGCTCCTAACAATATTGGTGAATGTGAATTATGAAGTGGCAACTCTAATTCTGCTTCCATAGAGGCTTTTCTTCCATAGAGGCCTTACTGACTTGAAATCAACACAAACGTTATGTGACATTTAGACTGCACAAGAAACATGCTGTGCGTTATCTCACTTCCTTTACCCTACTTTCCGAATTCCTCAACAGGATATGAAAGACTTGCAGTTCCTGTACCTGTCAGACAACCAGTTAGACTACATCCCTGGTCCGCTGCCTGAGAGTCTACGGGTGCTCCACCTACaggttccagtctcttccattgTCCTTTGCTCTATCAGAAGGTCCAAAGTAGcaatactgtaaaaaatgacaCGTTCTTAAGGCAAGACACTACAAAGTCAATAGGATATTACAGCTTTTACCTGATTACTGCtataagtattttatttttgtttggcaTTCAGCAAAATGTGTTAGTTTTGTATTCAGAATTCCTTTGGAATTATCCTTTAGAATAGGGTTAGGaatgtacatgtaaaatgtCATGAATGCAGATATTCTAGAACATAGGATTTTCCCGTGTTAAATTTAGAAAAACATCCCAGATAACATGCATTATTTGAGGGATTGTTATTTTCAATGCAAAGAAAATGTAGTTGTATGTTTggatttgcaaaagtttgggctcctggttaaattttatgttttattgattttcttacAGAAAAAATAGCAAATTGGCACATTGCAATGTACAGttagtttatttgtttggttTAACACACTGGggaaaacacataaaatgttacatgtaaaatttaaaagaaaaagaaattctgcactaaaatttgcagaaaatgtcaaaaaatgtttttttccctgtagAGCCTACGTTAACCTATTTCCACCTAGACAAAACATGACCAGAAGTGTTCGAActttattatataaatgtacatatatagGAATGACATATTTGGACATCCTAGTCAGATTCTATAGGAAACTAACTTTTCAGCAAT
This genomic interval from Pygocentrus nattereri isolate fPygNat1 chromosome 21, fPygNat1.pri, whole genome shotgun sequence contains the following:
- the optc gene encoding opticin yields the protein MALYIAVLAAALLGSCWGAPPLDTDPAAYDLENYDEDSDTWDLNSYGEAFDYDDLDEKIEVGTVAPPPAVTQPPPEIVPEDYMEEVTLPPRTTKSPVLPTLDFLGPGLFGPVTGLGMPTCLLCVCISGSVYCDDTDLTEIPPLPKDTTHFYARFNKITQVKAKDFLNLNQLKRIDLTGNQIATLGEEAFLSLPQLQELLLADNKVQALPGLPATMRHVDIRNNRLKSGGMHREGFKDMKDLQFLYLSDNQLDYIPGPLPESLRVLHLQNNNIQSLNQDTFCNSHDMNYIRKALEDIRLDGNPVDVNKYPQAYVCLPRLPVGTPH